One window of the Flavobacteriaceae bacterium YJPT1-3 genome contains the following:
- a CDS encoding peptidoglycan-binding protein yields MAALELGNVDRGNMPTNIREFLNTYHRDLKSETKRRLQWRDEANGAWKSFKEIPGKDVEQLQRFLKQNGFFPNARCSGIFGYGTLAAARLFQEYVRTVENKPDIGVADGIVGSKTWAHIDRWKRDGVVNTWSQWNAHHPSPENKMWFELLESARSYFQQQKGGVLEQIRTYPAPSDTLPPEHWTYHREEPHLIGIRRNQDQSAENRTNDDLFILLIKGLCFTFWGSTDPNAALSRKDEPFLVESQHKYRIGWHWVSQDHKVYKALKPYANGVLCHRDVDNDNALSEQDLKVNLKDVPENPNKTINIHWSGDGDYNFSAGCQVIAGKSYISNNGEMIDHRKFASDSYAGLAAGKTRGAYNVITDLVACYTPLGRDYVWYTLGNEARLNQINPNFSKNFTQDTVKKLKFT; encoded by the coding sequence ATGGCAGCACTGGAACTGGGCAATGTTGATCGCGGCAACATGCCGACCAATATTCGGGAATTCTTGAATACCTATCATCGGGATCTAAAATCGGAAACCAAACGCCGACTGCAATGGCGCGATGAAGCCAACGGTGCCTGGAAATCCTTCAAGGAAATACCCGGGAAGGATGTGGAGCAGTTGCAGCGATTTCTCAAGCAAAATGGCTTTTTTCCCAATGCCCGATGTAGCGGGATCTTTGGCTACGGTACCCTGGCTGCTGCACGTTTATTTCAAGAATATGTCAGGACGGTGGAAAACAAGCCGGATATAGGTGTGGCTGACGGTATTGTAGGAAGTAAGACCTGGGCGCACATTGACCGATGGAAAAGAGACGGAGTGGTCAACACCTGGTCGCAATGGAATGCCCATCATCCCAGCCCTGAGAATAAAATGTGGTTTGAACTACTGGAATCTGCCCGAAGCTATTTTCAACAGCAAAAAGGCGGTGTATTGGAACAGATTCGTACCTACCCTGCCCCTTCCGATACCCTACCACCGGAGCATTGGACCTATCACCGGGAGGAACCCCATCTGATCGGTATAAGACGCAACCAGGATCAAAGTGCAGAGAATCGGACGAATGATGATCTCTTTATCCTACTGATCAAAGGCCTCTGTTTCACGTTTTGGGGCTCAACAGATCCCAACGCAGCGCTTTCGCGAAAGGATGAGCCCTTTCTGGTCGAGAGCCAACACAAATACCGTATTGGATGGCATTGGGTAAGTCAGGATCACAAAGTGTATAAGGCACTAAAGCCTTACGCTAATGGGGTGTTGTGTCATCGTGATGTGGACAATGACAATGCCCTTTCTGAGCAGGATCTGAAAGTGAATCTAAAAGATGTTCCTGAAAACCCTAATAAGACCATCAATATTCATTGGTCAGGCGACGGAGATTATAATTTCTCAGCAGGCTGTCAGGTTATCGCAGGGAAGAGTTATATCTCGAATAATGGTGAAATGATCGATCACCGGAAGTTCGCTTCCGACTCGTATGCCGGTCTGGCTGCAGGAAAAACCCGGGGCGCCTACAACGTCATCACTGATCTGGTGGCTTGTTATACACCCTTAGGTCGTGATTATGTGTGGTATACTTTAGGCAATGAAGCGCGCTTGAATCAGATCAACCCCAACTTCTCTAAAAACTTTACCCAGGATACGGTAAAGAAACTCAAGTTCACGTAA
- a CDS encoding M23 family metallopeptidase, giving the protein MPRTFSCLFLVFFTTYSLCAQAPDVAGEFSSPLEIPIVLSGTFGELRSNHFHGGLDIKTQGRQGLNVLAAAPAYVSRIKISHYGYGKAIYLTHPNGMTTVYAHLKAFAPKIESYVKERQYQKESFEIELFPDESELTVEQGEVIAYSGNTGGSGGPHLHFEIRDRYQRPMNPLSYGMEVKDTQRPTLSKLMVYPLSPDAQVNQSAIPQELDLIPNPDGTFSAPALTAYGAIGFGIATVDRQDYAMNNNGIYKITTFINGTPNFEVVMDKFTFAETRYINRMIDYELYQKERERVQKLFIEPNNPLSIFPIQENQGMIELKEEQLSYNYLISVQDFAGNETKIQIPITAKKDSLVNPKRIDSTNYFVFPDQAQSIKEGKFDIYIPKGAFYEPQFLDISVSGDQLQLHHDYTPVHKNITLRYDVSAFAKADQEKMYLGRYQDDGDLSFVSSTIKDEKLTARTRVLGAYSFGFDRTAPEVSPENFKDGQWLSKYRYLKFKINDENTGIESYRATLNGSFILMEYDYKTDMLVHDFNDGKAQSGANDLKLVVTDRVGNSTTFEATIYRK; this is encoded by the coding sequence ATGCCAAGAACTTTTTCCTGCCTATTCTTAGTATTCTTTACCACCTACTCCCTTTGTGCTCAGGCTCCGGACGTAGCCGGAGAATTCAGCTCACCCTTGGAAATCCCCATTGTCCTGTCGGGGACTTTTGGTGAGTTGAGAAGCAATCATTTCCACGGAGGTCTGGACATCAAAACGCAAGGCCGCCAGGGCTTGAATGTACTGGCCGCAGCACCGGCCTATGTGAGCCGTATAAAAATCTCGCATTACGGCTACGGTAAGGCTATTTACCTCACGCATCCCAATGGCATGACCACCGTCTATGCCCATCTCAAAGCCTTTGCGCCTAAGATCGAATCTTACGTTAAAGAACGCCAATACCAGAAAGAGAGCTTTGAAATCGAACTCTTTCCCGACGAATCTGAATTGACCGTCGAACAGGGCGAAGTGATCGCCTACTCCGGAAATACAGGTGGAAGCGGCGGTCCGCATTTGCATTTTGAAATTCGGGATCGGTATCAAAGGCCTATGAATCCTTTAAGCTATGGAATGGAGGTTAAGGATACGCAACGTCCTACCCTATCCAAACTCATGGTTTATCCTTTAAGCCCGGATGCACAAGTAAACCAGTCGGCCATTCCTCAGGAACTGGACCTGATTCCCAATCCGGATGGCACCTTTTCGGCACCTGCATTAACCGCTTATGGGGCTATTGGATTCGGGATCGCCACAGTCGATCGTCAGGACTACGCCATGAATAATAATGGCATCTACAAAATTACCACCTTCATCAATGGCACGCCTAATTTTGAGGTAGTCATGGATAAGTTCACTTTTGCGGAAACGCGCTATATCAATCGGATGATCGATTATGAATTGTATCAAAAAGAACGAGAGCGAGTTCAAAAACTATTTATCGAACCGAATAATCCCCTGAGTATTTTTCCTATCCAAGAAAATCAGGGGATGATCGAGCTCAAGGAAGAGCAATTGTCCTACAATTACTTGATTTCGGTACAGGATTTTGCCGGAAATGAAACCAAGATTCAAATCCCCATCACTGCTAAAAAAGATAGTCTTGTCAATCCAAAGCGCATTGACAGTACCAACTACTTCGTGTTTCCGGATCAGGCACAGTCGATCAAAGAGGGGAAATTTGACATTTATATTCCCAAAGGAGCCTTCTACGAGCCCCAGTTTTTAGATATCTCAGTGAGCGGCGACCAACTGCAATTGCACCACGACTATACCCCGGTGCATAAAAATATTACACTGCGCTATGATGTGTCTGCTTTCGCGAAAGCGGACCAGGAAAAAATGTACCTGGGCAGGTATCAGGACGATGGAGACCTTTCTTTTGTAAGCTCGACTATAAAAGACGAAAAGCTTACCGCAAGGACTCGCGTGCTGGGGGCATACAGCTTTGGCTTTGACCGCACCGCTCCGGAAGTGAGCCCCGAAAACTTTAAAGATGGACAGTGGCTGTCTAAATATCGCTACCTCAAATTCAAGATCAACGATGAAAATACCGGTATTGAGAGTTACCGGGCTACCTTGAATGGTTCATTTATCTTGATGGAATATGACTATAAAACCGATATGCTGGTTCATGACTTCAACGACGGAAAGGCTCAATCGGGTGCCAATGATTTAAAACTAGTGGTCACAGACCGCGTTGGAAATAGTACTACATTTGAAGCGACCATCTATCGAAAATAA
- the xerD gene encoding site-specific tyrosine recombinase XerD translates to MQWSHALTDYKNYLRIERGLSNNTILNYALDVEKLIAYLKGHEMELAPEKITTSQLQQFLYETAKTHTARSRSRLISGLKSFFNYLVFEEYREDNPMDLIETPKIGRKLPDPLSIEEIDRMIQAIDLTHPQGERNRAIIELLYSCGLRVSELLDLRLSDLYFEEGFIKVTGKGNKERLVPIAAQTQKVITIYKNELRIHTPVQAGHQDTLFLNRRGQKLSRAMIFTIVKELASAANIKKNISPHTFRHSFASHLLKNGADLRAIQLMLGHESITTTEIYMHTDRSQLADTLMRYHPRNK, encoded by the coding sequence ATGCAGTGGTCCCACGCCCTTACCGACTACAAAAACTACCTGCGTATTGAACGGGGTTTGTCCAACAACACCATCCTCAATTACGCCCTTGACGTCGAAAAACTGATCGCCTATCTCAAGGGTCATGAAATGGAACTCGCTCCTGAAAAGATAACGACCTCACAACTACAACAGTTTCTGTACGAAACGGCCAAAACCCATACGGCCCGATCGCGATCCCGGTTGATCTCCGGACTGAAGAGTTTTTTCAATTATCTTGTTTTTGAAGAATATCGGGAAGACAATCCTATGGATCTGATCGAGACGCCAAAGATTGGTCGTAAGCTCCCCGATCCCTTATCCATCGAAGAGATTGACCGAATGATCCAGGCTATTGATCTGACTCATCCACAAGGCGAACGCAACCGCGCCATTATCGAATTGCTCTACAGTTGCGGACTGCGGGTATCTGAATTGCTCGATTTGCGGCTTTCTGATCTCTATTTTGAAGAAGGGTTCATCAAGGTCACCGGCAAAGGAAACAAAGAACGATTGGTCCCTATTGCCGCTCAAACTCAAAAGGTGATCACTATTTATAAAAACGAGCTACGTATCCATACCCCTGTTCAAGCGGGGCATCAGGACACCTTATTTCTCAATCGAAGGGGCCAGAAATTGAGCCGGGCAATGATCTTTACCATCGTCAAAGAACTGGCCTCGGCGGCTAATATCAAGAAGAATATCAGTCCGCATACCTTTCGCCACTCCTTCGCCAGTCATCTCTTAAAAAATGGAGCCGATCTGCGCGCTATCCAGTTGATGCTGGGGCATGAGAGCATCACTACCACAGAGATCTACATGCATACAGACCGTAGCCAACTGGCCGATACCTTGATGCGCTATCATCCTAGAAATAAGTAA
- a CDS encoding alpha-glucosidase, with translation MMDQLNRRWWKEGIVYQIYPRSFKDTNGDGVGDLRGIIQKLDYIKSTGVDIIWLNPIYQSPNDDNGYDISDYRAIMDEFGTMADFEELLEGMHERGLKLVMDLVVNHCSDEHQWFQESRKSRDNPYRDYFHWWPAEKGTPPKRWSYFDVDGNAWKYDATTDAYYLHYFAEKQPDLKWENPEVRREIYDMMHFWFQKGVDGFRMDVIPFISKDTSYPELPKNYDGDFITFYSNGPRLHEFLHEMNQEVLSKYDVMTVGEAPGVHLEDALNFVDEDREELDMFFHFDLMALDRAEGEVFMMAKEPWKLSKFKEIHSKWDAVFAEKGWGSMFLSNHDFPRSVSRWGNDSPEYWRNSATMLHTFLLTMRGTPYFYFGDELGMTNIRFDRIEDYKDINTINKYRSIQKEGGDLEAFIENEKEAARDNARTPMQWDTSEQAGFTTGTPWIKVNPNYQEGVNVAAQEKDKNSVLNYFRRMVQVRKENQALIYGQYALLQPNHEQVYAYTRTLGEDRFLVLLSFSTETERFTIPPEVNYNRKQLVISNDKILDDKTYKEFMLRPYQACVYRLSN, from the coding sequence ATGATGGACCAACTCAACAGACGCTGGTGGAAGGAAGGAATCGTATATCAAATATATCCCCGAAGCTTTAAGGACACTAATGGTGATGGCGTAGGCGATCTTCGAGGCATCATTCAAAAACTAGATTACATCAAAAGTACCGGAGTCGACATCATCTGGCTCAATCCAATCTATCAATCCCCCAATGATGATAATGGCTATGACATCAGTGACTATCGCGCCATCATGGATGAATTTGGCACCATGGCCGATTTTGAAGAATTACTGGAGGGCATGCATGAACGCGGACTTAAGCTGGTCATGGATCTGGTGGTGAATCACTGCAGCGACGAGCATCAATGGTTTCAAGAAAGCCGCAAGTCAAGGGATAACCCTTACCGCGATTATTTTCATTGGTGGCCTGCCGAAAAAGGAACCCCGCCCAAACGCTGGAGTTATTTTGACGTCGATGGGAACGCCTGGAAGTATGACGCGACCACTGACGCCTATTATCTGCATTATTTCGCTGAAAAACAGCCTGATCTCAAATGGGAGAATCCGGAAGTGCGCAGGGAGATCTACGACATGATGCATTTCTGGTTTCAGAAAGGGGTAGACGGTTTCCGTATGGATGTGATTCCGTTCATTTCTAAAGACACCTCTTATCCGGAACTTCCCAAGAACTATGACGGTGACTTCATTACGTTCTATTCTAATGGCCCCAGATTGCACGAGTTTCTGCACGAGATGAATCAAGAGGTACTGAGCAAATATGACGTGATGACCGTAGGAGAAGCGCCCGGAGTACATTTGGAAGATGCCCTAAATTTTGTAGATGAAGATCGGGAAGAACTCGATATGTTTTTTCACTTTGACCTGATGGCCCTGGATCGGGCCGAAGGAGAAGTCTTTATGATGGCTAAAGAGCCCTGGAAACTCTCCAAATTCAAAGAAATACATTCTAAATGGGATGCCGTTTTTGCAGAGAAAGGCTGGGGGAGTATGTTTTTAAGTAATCACGATTTTCCCAGGTCGGTCAGTCGATGGGGCAATGACAGTCCAGAATATTGGCGCAACAGTGCTACAATGCTGCACACCTTTTTGCTCACTATGCGAGGAACTCCCTATTTTTATTTTGGAGATGAATTGGGAATGACCAACATTCGTTTTGATCGTATTGAGGATTACAAAGACATCAATACGATCAATAAATACCGCTCCATTCAGAAAGAAGGAGGAGATTTAGAGGCGTTTATTGAAAATGAGAAAGAGGCTGCCCGTGATAATGCCCGTACGCCCATGCAATGGGATACTAGCGAGCAGGCCGGATTTACCACAGGTACTCCCTGGATCAAGGTGAACCCCAACTATCAAGAAGGCGTGAACGTAGCCGCTCAAGAAAAGGATAAAAATTCGGTGTTGAACTATTTTCGGAGAATGGTTCAAGTACGTAAAGAAAATCAGGCTTTGATCTACGGGCAGTATGCATTGCTCCAACCGAATCACGAGCAGGTCTATGCCTACACCCGAACTCTAGGAGAAGATCGCTTTCTTGTGCTGCTCAGTTTTTCTACAGAAACAGAACGCTTTACCATTCCGCCGGAGGTGAACTACAACCGAAAACAGTTGGTGATCAGCAATGACAAAATTTTAGATGATAAGACTTACAAAGAATTTATGCTTCGTCCCTACCAGGCCTGTGTGTATCGATTAAGTAATTAA
- a CDS encoding porin family protein, translated as MKTTLFSLAAFFFLFTAVRAQSLDYGVKAGLNISSIGGDANFGVDPNTVNGDQEASTSSRTTVHFGFFAQYTLDEQWAFRPELIYSAQGGTLSYSGVFSGFTITTTSDIRLDYLQLPLLGVYTPLNGLQLQAGPQLGLLINAEAETTLAGNGDSENSTEDIKDSVNGFDFGVALGASYQLQATGFFFDARYSLGLSNINDSEGDQSNQNNVFQLGVGYRFN; from the coding sequence ATGAAAACAACTTTGTTCAGCTTAGCAGCCTTTTTTTTCTTATTCACCGCTGTACGTGCCCAGTCTTTGGACTATGGTGTGAAGGCAGGACTGAATATTAGCTCCATTGGTGGCGATGCCAATTTCGGGGTAGATCCGAATACGGTCAATGGCGATCAGGAAGCGTCCACCAGTAGCCGGACCACTGTTCACTTTGGATTCTTTGCTCAATACACCTTGGATGAACAATGGGCATTCAGGCCAGAATTGATCTACAGTGCGCAAGGCGGGACCTTATCCTACAGCGGAGTCTTCTCCGGATTTACGATCACTACTACTAGTGATATACGCTTGGATTACTTGCAATTGCCTTTGCTAGGGGTGTATACTCCATTAAACGGACTTCAGCTTCAAGCCGGTCCACAACTGGGCTTGTTGATCAACGCGGAGGCCGAAACCACATTGGCCGGAAATGGCGATTCAGAGAACTCGACTGAGGATATCAAAGATTCAGTCAATGGTTTTGATTTCGGTGTCGCATTAGGGGCTTCTTATCAGCTGCAAGCCACCGGGTTTTTCTTCGATGCGCGCTATAGCTTGGGACTCTCCAACATCAATGATTCTGAAGGAGATCAGAGTAACCAGAATAACGTATTTCAACTGGGCGTAGGGTATCGCTTCAACTAA
- a CDS encoding outer membrane beta-barrel protein, translating into MKNVFKITLLALFVVGGLQAQEVRFAGTAGYTLATAKIDIPEFGDESESESGFYFGLVAEFDLTESIELRPELTYVNVDDTSFLQVPILAKFGIAESGFSLLAGPTVTYTLEDVDDVFTRFNIALGAGVSYDITANLFAEARYAFQLNNYYTGDEVDDLTSRINFLNIGLGYRF; encoded by the coding sequence ATGAAAAACGTATTTAAGATTACACTTTTAGCTTTATTCGTAGTAGGCGGCCTGCAGGCTCAGGAAGTTCGATTTGCGGGTACTGCCGGTTACACCTTGGCTACGGCCAAAATTGACATTCCGGAGTTTGGAGACGAGTCAGAATCTGAAAGTGGCTTCTATTTTGGATTAGTCGCAGAATTTGATTTAACCGAGAGTATCGAGTTAAGACCGGAACTTACCTATGTGAATGTGGACGACACCAGTTTTCTCCAGGTTCCCATATTGGCCAAGTTTGGTATTGCCGAAAGCGGTTTCAGTTTACTAGCAGGTCCTACGGTGACTTATACCCTTGAGGATGTAGATGATGTTTTTACGCGATTCAACATTGCTTTGGGAGCCGGTGTGAGCTATGATATTACAGCAAACTTATTCGCAGAAGCGCGTTATGCTTTCCAGCTCAACAATTACTACACGGGAGACGAGGTGGATGATTTGACCAGTCGAATCAACTTTTTAAACATTGGTTTAGGATATCGCTTCTAA
- a CDS encoding cell division protein ZapA, with product MSDKLKIKLSIADRVYPLTIDPKQEEGLRKATKRIDEVIKQFERNYAVRDKQDVLAMCALQFATQVVQKELDADDDREAMQERLAALDRLLDEKLA from the coding sequence ATGTCAGACAAGCTGAAAATTAAATTGTCCATTGCTGATCGGGTGTATCCGCTAACCATTGACCCTAAACAGGAAGAAGGGTTAAGGAAAGCAACCAAGCGAATTGATGAAGTGATTAAACAATTTGAGCGGAATTATGCCGTCAGAGATAAACAAGACGTACTCGCCATGTGCGCCTTACAATTTGCTACTCAAGTAGTTCAGAAGGAGTTGGACGCTGATGATGATCGTGAAGCCATGCAAGAGCGATTAGCAGCTTTGGACCGCCTTTTGGATGAGAAGTTAGCATAG
- the rny gene encoding ribonuclease Y gives MEHTVLLFIVGVIALFLGFLAAKLLERNNASQIIKRAKKKADDLIKEAQNEGESIKKDKILQAKEKFIELKSEHEKVILSRDKKIAESEKRAREKESQISNELSKTKKTNEQLEEKIKDYNYRLEYLEKKQNEVEKAHKSQIQQLEVISGMSGEDAKKQLIESLKDQAKTDAMGHIQTVMEEAKLTAEQEARKIIINTIQRIGTEEAIDNCVSVFNLESDDVKGRIIGREGRNIRAIEAATGVEIIVDDTPEAIILSCFDSVRREIARLSLHKLVTDGRIHPARIEEVVAKTTKQVEQEIVEVGKRTVIDLGIHGLHPELIKAVGRMKYRSSYGQNLLQHSREVAKLCSVMAAELGVNPKAARRAGLLHDIGKVPHTETETPHAILGMEWAEKYGEKPDVCNAIGAHHDEIEMKSLLAPIIQVCDAISGARPGARRQVLDSYIQRLKDLEDIAFGFGGVQKAYAIQAGRELRVIVESEKVNDEKAAALSFEISQKIQTDMTYPGQVKVTVIRETRAVNIAK, from the coding sequence ATGGAACATACAGTACTGTTGTTCATCGTAGGTGTGATCGCCTTGTTTTTAGGGTTTTTAGCAGCCAAACTGCTGGAACGCAACAATGCTTCTCAGATCATCAAACGAGCCAAGAAAAAGGCCGATGATCTGATCAAGGAAGCTCAGAATGAAGGAGAGAGCATAAAGAAAGACAAAATACTTCAGGCAAAGGAAAAATTCATCGAACTCAAGTCAGAGCATGAAAAAGTGATCCTGAGCCGAGATAAGAAAATAGCAGAGTCGGAGAAGCGTGCTCGCGAAAAGGAATCTCAGATCAGCAACGAACTTTCCAAAACAAAGAAGACCAACGAGCAACTCGAAGAGAAGATCAAAGACTACAACTACCGTCTGGAATACCTGGAGAAGAAGCAAAACGAGGTTGAGAAAGCACATAAGAGTCAAATTCAACAACTGGAAGTGATTTCGGGCATGTCTGGTGAAGACGCCAAAAAACAATTGATCGAATCACTAAAAGATCAGGCGAAAACAGATGCCATGGGTCATATTCAGACGGTGATGGAAGAAGCCAAACTCACCGCAGAACAAGAGGCTCGTAAGATCATTATTAACACCATTCAGCGGATTGGAACCGAAGAAGCTATCGATAACTGTGTTTCGGTCTTTAACCTGGAGAGTGACGATGTCAAAGGTCGAATTATTGGTCGGGAAGGTAGAAACATCCGTGCTATTGAAGCGGCAACCGGAGTAGAGATCATCGTGGATGATACCCCCGAAGCGATCATTCTCTCCTGTTTTGACAGTGTACGCCGGGAAATTGCCCGTCTCAGTTTGCATAAATTGGTGACCGACGGTCGAATCCATCCGGCGCGTATTGAAGAAGTGGTGGCCAAGACTACCAAGCAAGTGGAGCAGGAAATCGTAGAAGTGGGTAAACGCACCGTCATCGATCTTGGGATTCACGGACTCCATCCGGAATTGATCAAGGCGGTAGGACGCATGAAATACCGATCCTCTTACGGTCAGAACCTCCTTCAGCACAGTCGCGAGGTGGCCAAGCTGTGTAGCGTAATGGCTGCTGAATTGGGAGTGAACCCCAAAGCGGCACGCCGTGCCGGACTGTTGCATGATATTGGAAAAGTGCCTCATACAGAAACTGAAACCCCGCATGCCATCCTGGGTATGGAATGGGCAGAGAAATACGGGGAAAAGCCGGATGTGTGCAACGCCATTGGAGCACACCACGACGAGATCGAAATGAAATCTTTATTGGCACCCATCATTCAGGTATGTGATGCCATCAGCGGAGCCCGCCCAGGAGCCCGTAGACAGGTACTTGATTCATACATTCAACGATTGAAAGATCTGGAGGATATTGCCTTTGGTTTTGGTGGAGTACAAAAAGCCTATGCCATTCAAGCCGGACGCGAATTGCGGGTAATTGTAGAGAGTGAAAAGGTCAACGATGAAAAGGCGGCAGCGCTCTCTTTTGAGATCTCACAGAAAATACAGACGGATATGACCTATCCGGGTCAGGTTAAGGTTACTGTGATCCGCGAGACCCGAGCTGTCAATATTGCGAAGTAG